Within the Clostridium scatologenes genome, the region ACTGTGAAAGTTAATTAATAATTCTTAATTTTGTTTTTTTAAGTATAACTGTGATATAATTATGAACTATTATAGTTTTTACTTTAAATTAACGAATGTTTGTAGTAAAATTCAAAGTGTCAATATATTAGATTAAGTAGGTGTTATATTTATGAGTACAAAATCTCGTTTTGCAGATAAATTATCTGAAGTTTTATTTTTAGAAATAAAAAAGGAAAATGTAAAAAAGTTATTTCATATAGAAAGTAATGAGGATGTGTATGTTCCAGTTAAAGCTTCTAGTATAGTAGGTAAAGTTAAAACAGAAAAAAATGTAGGTCAGCTTCCTATAAGTTTTTTCATTGAAGGTATGTTTTATGTTATGGGAGCGGATGAAAAGTTTAAGTTTAATGATATGTATACTAATATATTAGTTAATTTAAAAGATAGTGATAAATTTATTAAAGGGAAAATTGCGGAAAATATAAAACATAAAAATTATGAGGATGCATATATACTTATTAAGGGATTATGCAAAATAGAAGATAGTGCTGAAATTTATGACAAGGTGCTAATAATAGTAGAGGAATTAAGAAAATTAGATAAAAGTTATGAAGATGAAGAATTGCAAGTTATCGAAAAGTTAAAAAAATATGGGAATTACCCAATGGCATATTTTTATGAAGCACTTATAATGAAAGAACGTGGAGATTTTGATAAAGCACTTTTTTGCATAAATACTTATATTTCTAGTGGTGGAGAAGAATCTTTAGATATTACAGAATTTAAGGAATCACTAAAATTGATTATAAATTATGAAAAGGGTAAAGAAATATTGTACGATATTCCTAAAGAAGCTTTAAGTTTACTTTTACCTCTTCTTGATGAATTTGGAGATGATGCTACGCTCTATTATTATATTGCAGTAGCATATAGAATATTAGAAAATTATGAAAAAGCTATATACTATTTAAATGAGTCAATAAGTATAGATAGCAGTATCGTAGAAGTTATAAATGAACTTGGAATAAATTATGCTTCTTTAGGTGATTATGAAACTGCTATAGGGTATTTAAGAAAAGCTTTTGAAGCAACTAAGTCTATAGAGATATGCACTAACATTATCATGTGCTATTTAAATAATGAGGACATAAAAAATGCCAAACTTCACTTGGAAATTGCAAAGAAGATAAATCCTGAGGATGAGATTGTGGTTCAACTTTCTCAAATAATAAAATAAAGTGAAAATAATTTTTTACATAAGTATATAAAGAGAATAAACGTAAAAAATAAATAGTATATGTAATTTGTAATATTTTGATTGGGAGTGAAAGGAGATTTTTTATGACTGTAAAAAAAGCTATAATACCTGCGGCAGGACTTGGAACAAGATTTTTACCTGCTACTAAGGCGCAACCTAAAGAAATGCTTCCTATAGTTGATAAGCCTACAATACAGTATATTATAGAGGAAGCAGTAGCTTCTGGAATAGAAGAAATTCTTATAATAACAGGAAGAAATAAAAGAGCTATAGAGGATCATTTTGATAAATCCATAGAATTAGAAAAAGATTTAGAAGATCATAAAAAAGAGGATTTATTGTATCTAGTTAAGGAAATATCTAATATGGCAGATATATATTATATAAGACAGAAAGAACCTAAAGGACTTGGACACGCTATAAGTTGTGCAAGAACCTTTGTTGGAAATGAGCCTTTTGCAGTAATGCTAGGTGACGATGTAGTAGATAGTAAAGTTCCTTGTTTAAAACAGCTTATAGATTGTTATGATGAATATAAAACATCTATTATAGGTGTTCAGGAAGTTAATAAGGAAGATGTATATAAATATGGAATAGTAAAAGGAATGTATATTGAAGATAGAGTTTATAAAGTAAAGGATTTAGTTGAAAAGCCTAAAGTAGAGGAAGCACCTTCAAATATTGCTATATTGGGAAGGTATATAATAACTCCTGCTATATTTGATATACTAAGAAACACCACACCAGGTAAAGGTGATGAAATTCAGCTAACAGATGCATTAAGAACTTTGATTAAATCTGAAGCAATGTATGCATATAATTTTGAAGGAAGAAGATATGATGTAGGTGATAAATTAGGTTTTCTTAAGGCTACTGTGGAGTTTGCATTGAGAAGAGATGGACTAAAAGAATCCTTTATGGAATATCTTTTAACACTAGGTGAAACGGAATTTTTTAAACAACTTAAAAATGAAATATCAGAAAAAAAAGATAAGAGTAAAGAGCTGTAAAATCTTACAACTCTTTTTTTTAGTTACAATCACTTATTAAAAAAATATATTGAATAATTTTTTCTATGATGTAAAATAGAAAAAGGGAGTTTTAATATAAAGCTTTTACAATAATGTTTGAGGATGTGTTAACATGGAGAAAGATAAAAAGCTTATAATATATGATATAATTTTTCTTATAGTTTCTTTATATTTTGCTTTTCTTTTAAAATTTAATTTCAAAATACCAGCGGAAGATATGCTGTTTTTAAAGTTATCATTAATTCCAATGGTTGTTATAACTTTAATATTTAATAAGTTTTTCAAGTTATATAATAGCATATGGAAATATGCTTCTATTGAGGAGCTAATGTCTATTATATATTCAATATCAATATCAAATATTATATTTGTAATATACAGTTATGTTATAACTTATAAGTTTTTAGAAAATAGATACTATAGATTTCCTTTTACAGTACATATAATATTTTGGATTTTATCTGTAATTGCGTTGGGTGGAATAAGGTTTAATTACAGAATCAAGGAAGAGAGTAAGGGAGAAAAGATTGTTAAAAATCATGATAAAAACCTGCTTATAATTGGAGCTGGAGATGCGTCAGCAATGCTCATAAAAGAAATAAAAAGGCATAAGAACTTAAATTATAATATAGTAGGTCTTATAGATGATGATGAATCTAAAAAAGAAAAATTAATTAATGGAATAAAAGTTATAGGTGGAAGAGACCAAATAAATAAAGTGTGCAGTCAAAAAAAAGTTGAAGAAATTATACTTGCTATACCATCAGCTGATCTTAAGATAAAAAGGGAGATAATAAATATATGTAAAAGTACTAATTGTAAATTAAAAACTCTCCCAGGAATATACCAAATAATAGATGGAAGAATTAATATAAGCAAGTTAAGGGATGTTAATATAGAAGATTTATTAGGAAGAGATGAAGTTAAACTTAATAATGAAAATATAAATAAGTATATTAAAGATAAAATTATTCTTGTTACAGGGGGAGGAGGCTCAATAGGGTCAGAACTTTGTAGACAAATAGCCAGATTTAGTCCTAAAAAATTATTGATATTAGATATTTATGAAAATAATGTTTATGATGTTCAAATGGAATTAAATTATAATCATTCTGATTTACAAAAAGAAGTTATCATAGCATCCATAAGAGATAAAAAACGAATGGATAAAATTTTTAATAAATATAAACCAGATGTAGTATTTCATGCAGCAGCACATAAACATGTACCATTAATGGAAGAAAATCCGTCAGAAGCTATTAAGAATAATGTTATAGGCACATATAATATACTTAAATGCTGTGATGAATTTAAAGTTAAAAAATTTGTGCAAATAAGTACAGATAAAGCTGTTAATCCTACAAATATAATGGGAGCCACAAAAAGATTTTGTGAAATTATGGTTCAAGCCTTTGATAGGGCTAGTGAAACAGAATATGTGGCAGTTAGAT harbors:
- a CDS encoding tetratricopeptide repeat protein; this translates as MSTKSRFADKLSEVLFLEIKKENVKKLFHIESNEDVYVPVKASSIVGKVKTEKNVGQLPISFFIEGMFYVMGADEKFKFNDMYTNILVNLKDSDKFIKGKIAENIKHKNYEDAYILIKGLCKIEDSAEIYDKVLIIVEELRKLDKSYEDEELQVIEKLKKYGNYPMAYFYEALIMKERGDFDKALFCINTYISSGGEESLDITEFKESLKLIINYEKGKEILYDIPKEALSLLLPLLDEFGDDATLYYYIAVAYRILENYEKAIYYLNESISIDSSIVEVINELGINYASLGDYETAIGYLRKAFEATKSIEICTNIIMCYLNNEDIKNAKLHLEIAKKINPEDEIVVQLSQIIK
- the galU gene encoding UTP--glucose-1-phosphate uridylyltransferase GalU, with protein sequence MTVKKAIIPAAGLGTRFLPATKAQPKEMLPIVDKPTIQYIIEEAVASGIEEILIITGRNKRAIEDHFDKSIELEKDLEDHKKEDLLYLVKEISNMADIYYIRQKEPKGLGHAISCARTFVGNEPFAVMLGDDVVDSKVPCLKQLIDCYDEYKTSIIGVQEVNKEDVYKYGIVKGMYIEDRVYKVKDLVEKPKVEEAPSNIAILGRYIITPAIFDILRNTTPGKGDEIQLTDALRTLIKSEAMYAYNFEGRRYDVGDKLGFLKATVEFALRRDGLKESFMEYLLTLGETEFFKQLKNEISEKKDKSKEL
- a CDS encoding polysaccharide biosynthesis protein produces the protein MEKDKKLIIYDIIFLIVSLYFAFLLKFNFKIPAEDMLFLKLSLIPMVVITLIFNKFFKLYNSIWKYASIEELMSIIYSISISNIIFVIYSYVITYKFLENRYYRFPFTVHIIFWILSVIALGGIRFNYRIKEESKGEKIVKNHDKNLLIIGAGDASAMLIKEIKRHKNLNYNIVGLIDDDESKKEKLINGIKVIGGRDQINKVCSQKKVEEIILAIPSADLKIKREIINICKSTNCKLKTLPGIYQIIDGRINISKLRDVNIEDLLGRDEVKLNNENINKYIKDKIILVTGGGGSIGSELCRQIARFSPKKLLILDIYENNVYDVQMELNYNHSDLQKEVIIASIRDKKRMDKIFNKYKPDVVFHAAAHKHVPLMEENPSEAIKNNVIGTYNILKCCDEFKVKKFVQISTDKAVNPTNIMGATKRFCEIMVQAFDRASETEYVAVRFGNVLGSNGSVIPLFKKQIAHGGPVTVTHPEINRFFMTIPEAAQLVIQAGAIAKGGEIFVLDMGQPVKIVDLARDLITLSGYKPDVDIKIEYTGLRPGEKLYEELLMNEVALASTEHDKIFVDKPVGESMEFIEDSIKQFSNVAYMDRNSIFKLMEEKVPTYKRKK